ACCTCACGAGGAAGGGTCTGAGGCCCAAACGAGGGGTGGTGGCTTGCCCAGTAAGGGGGGTCGTGCCACCCACCTCCGTTTCACCGTCGATCGTCCGATTCGCTTCAATCTTGTGCCAACCGACTTGGTTTGACCTTAAAACCCCTATATATATGACCCCCCGGGGTTTCCTCGAGGAGAACGCCACAAAAACACCGAAACACGAAAACATAGGCTGCAGCAAGGAAGATTAGAGGGGGAAACTCTGCCGGAGCCACCGccagagggatctccaccttctacaACGTCTTCCACATGAACACCATGATGaagggggagtagtccacctctggactatgggttatggcagtagcttgatctatttctctcttgttcttcatagatcttagtaccatatgagctacccaacatgattatggtcatatatgtaattcatATATGGtagatctttattctatgatattgtgatatgagattggaatctattatgtgtaagatgtattgatagatgcatattatgtacactGTTCTTAAGTACTTattctgatccaacttgtatacaagaacatgtgtggggatatgtctgtattagatggagtagcatggttttagtgattgaatagtgaaaacaaattcatgatctattatggttttgccttttcgtttgctacctcactagggataaagtgaattcaTGTGCTATGTTTatcacgtgacaaaagtgataATCTTGTtgctcaaggtagcatatttgatattcaaacatcatgtcaaagtacttatggctatgctctgttaattcttaatacaagattgcttgGAGTTTTCCATTTATTGTGGAGTGTAAGAGAGATGTGtttcatcatctctatgttaggacgtgattccCATATGAATCCTTATCAAACACATATTgaggttccaccaatattatCTCATTGGTGAATTGTTAgtatccactacaacttaaaaaaaaagagtagacaagtgaacccatgaaccccggtccaattttAATCAAAGCACTTTTTCATTGCATTTATCTTACTTTCTACTTTCAAAaatattttaatccgaaaatacataaaTACTTTGTTTACTTAATCACACACAAAACCCAGAAACAACTATCTCTTTACTTCATTTGCTTAGTTTACATTGttcatttactttactttattattACTACATCTTTTGTCTTCAATTACGAATACGAAACCTTGTGGTTGACAATCACACGGtgaagttggggacacaaggcaatACTTTACTTTgcgggattgctagaagaagaggaaAAATGATAACTCTAAGCCAATTCCCTGAGAGTTTAATATAAactctcgagtcacccttgtgggaaaaatTCTTCACTGACTACAACACTCTTCTCTGGAGTCCCAACATTGTTAAGTGTTATCAATGTGCTTGCTTCTGAACTGATGATATGCGTGGCTGTAGTGGTAAGGTCACCTACTTGAGATAAGTGGTTACCAGAAAACGTGGGTTGTATTCACTCAAACACACAACTTTACATCATAGATGTCAAAAGTGATTCCATAGCAGAGGCCCACCATGCTTCGTCTTTTGTGATGCAACTAAAATTGGTTACTCGATCGGCTCATGCACATCTTCATTAATGTCGTCCTTGTGCCGGTCCTTTTTAATGCAGATACCATATCGTCCCAATCCCACACTGCGCCATTTCACTTCCACTTTTAGCCACCCATGAACCTAGATCCCCCATTGCCAGCAATCGCAATGGCGAAGGGCTCGTGCCCGAGGAAGAAAAGTCCCACAACGACCATGAGAGGCTGGGTCCTCATCAGGCAAGAAGGGACGCCACTAGCGCAAACACTTCTACGTCACCGTGGAGGTGGCCCACACCTAGTGGAAGGAGAAGGCCACGGATCCATGGCATGATGTCAACCTCCCTGGCTGGTGGCATCTGAACCGGGAAAGGATCCATGCGTCTTCGGTTCCACAAGAAGGGCATGGCCGCCACCTCAAGATCCAATATGGCAGGCTCTACTACCGCCAGATCCGCGGCACGTCCCCGCCAACTCAGACATGTGGGAGCACGACTAGAGGTGCCCACACCTATATCCTACGTGACGCGTTGTTCCCTGATGAGGAGAACGATGGCGAGGACGCGGGCCAAGGTGAGGAGGAGGACGCACAAGATGACACCGACGGCTTTGCGTCCCTCGCGTATGGCAAGGAGCTAGAGGTGGCGATCATCAAGAGAGAGGAGGAGGAGACCCCTGCAGCCACTCGAGCTAACCGAGGAGGAGGCCCTCAAGTTCTCCCTTGAGAAGCCTGAGCTGGAGGAACTCGGTAGGTGGGACAGGGCTCGCAGAGATCCTGTGGTAGTCCGCGCTGGTGCAACAACACCTTGCCAAACCTCCGGTGATTCCACTGTGCCAGTTGGCCCCCGTCCAGCCATGGTCATAGTGGAAGGCGCACACCTGCTGCACCAACTTCAGAGCCTACGTGGCCTGGGTGGAATGGGCCAGCACCCGTGCCTTGCCAAGCACTAACACCATCACAGCGCGTGAGCCACTGATGTACTAGCCACCGGCCCTGCACCACCATAGCCGTAGTCGTCACCGGTGGTTATCACcatcgacgacgacgaggatgCATAGGCGGCGGCCCaaatcctatttagctagagtttATCTAGTTTATAATTTAcgtcctttttcttttcttttttggctgcatgtaaattatgtttttatATGTGAACTATTATGAAAAATACATGAGGTCGCTCGGTTCACTCCTCACCTAAACGGATGAGGGAAGAACACAACCCCATTATCTGTCCGCGGGCCAATCAAATGGACCAATCGGACACAAGATACAtgattttattttctttggaatgtTGAGCATTGAAGATGAGTTGAATTATGTAGGAATAATGTTGCATTGAGGAGGCCCTGCAGTGAACTGCAACTGTTGTGAGGTGACAAGTTGTGCAGTGCGGTATCTGCATGGCTCTGCTTGAATGCTAGTAGACCTAGTACAGCAACAAAAGTACCTCTACCACATACCTAGCTGGCTACCTGATGGCTACACCCATACATACCACACAGAACCAATACTGTACAAACCAATAGCAACATGCCCATGCAATGCAAgttcccttcgtcttttcctttgTGTCAttgtggagagagagagagagagagtttgtTGGTAGCTACACAGATCCCAAGCTGAGAGAGAATGTTGTATTATCCGGGCATGagtttctttttttccttttcttttggttGCACATATATATGTTGTGTGTCACTTGTGTGTGTGAATGGTGTTATTGTGTGGGTCAAGACTCAAGAGCAAGAGAGCAGCTAGCTCAGCTCATTCCTTTTGCTTACTTTAAAGCCACGCGCAAACGCGAGCACAAACGGACTTGCTCACTCCATCATCTTCTCCTTCTGCCgctccttcctcttcttcttttccAATCTCCACCGCAAGCAATGCCGGGAGGACACTGCTGATCATTAGCTAGCTGGTCCTTTTCTTTTCTCTATTGATATAGTTCAACCATTTCGGCCACCGATCTCCACATCATTCTCCTCTCTCGCCAATCGATCTCTATCTAGCTAGCTAGATAGCTTCACATTACACGATGACAAACAACAATAGCAACAATGGCAATGGCGGCAGCAACTCGGCGGCGAGCTGGCTGGGCTTCTCGCTCTCGCAGCACATAGACGACCACCAGCATGTGCAGCACCAGCAACAGCAACAGCACCAGGGCCTCTTCTACCCCAGCTCTGTCGCCGCCGCCTACAGCCTAGGCACCGACGTGGCCAGCGGCGGGTATTACTCGCAGCTGGCATCCATGCCGCTCAAGTCCGACGGTTCCCTCTGCATCATGGAAGCTCTCCGAAGAACCGATCAACAGGATCACCACGGTACGTGCCCAGGGCAATACAAAGTACATTTGTTCCCTCGGCCGATAAGCCAAGCAGGTTTCTTGGACTCCTCCTGGCTGATGATGATTCCTTTCCTCGTCGATCGGTCACCTGCAGGGCCGAAGCTGGAGGACTTTCTTGGAGCGGGGCAGCCAGCGATGGCGCTGAGCCTGGACAACACCTCCAGCTTCTACTACTACGGGGGcggaggcggtggtggtggcggtgtgcACCACGGGAACGGCCACGGTGGCGGTGGCTTCCTGCAACAGTCGTACGACTTGTACGGCGGTGCTACGGCGGTAGCGGccgaggaggacgcggcggcggccaCGGCCATGGCGAGCTGGGTGCAGGCCGCGCGCGGCGCGACGAGCGCGTACGCGACGGCCGAGAACGTGCTGTCCATTGCGGCAGGAGCAGgccaacagcagcagcagcaccttCACGGGCACCACCACCCGCTGGCCCTGTCCATGAGCTCCGCCGGGTCGCTGTCCAGTTGCGTGACCGCGGGGGCCGAGTACGggtccgtggtcgccgccgcagCGGCGGACGGCGGGCGGAAGCGCGGCGGCGCGACGGCGGGGCAGAAGCAGCCAGTGCACCACCGCAAGTCCATCGACACGTTCGGGCAGCGGACGTCGCAGTACCGGGGCGTCACCAGGTACACTACACATGTACATTGTGTCATTAGCTTGGACAATGGCATCCATCTGAAGGTAGTGAGCTCGAGGGAAGAGCAGAGTGTAGGAGATTAACGTGTGGTTAAAATTAGCAGGCATAGGTGGACGGGGCGGTATGAGGCGCACCTGTGGGACAACAGCTGCAAGAAGGAAGGGCAGACCAGGAAAGGGAGGCAAGGTAGTGCTTCAGCTAGTTAGCTCCTGTAAACATGATCAATCTCTATCATTTTGTGGCTAACTAATAAGCTTGCTAACCAATGTCTTCCTCTGTCGTGGTGATTAACTAACTACTCGGCCGCTGGCTATGCAGTTTATCTCGGTAAGTAGTTTATCTCGGTATACGTTCATGACCTGCCAACATGGTAAAAACTTGATTGTGGTAAAAACTGTGTTACACATATATAGGAGGGTACGACATGGAGGAGAAGGCGGCTCGGGCGTACGACCAGGCAGCACTCAAGTACTGGGGCCCTTCCACCCACATCAACTTCCCCGTAAGTAATCGCAGCAGTACATGAGATTATACGCGTACTAGCACTATTCAGTTGGGACGTACTGGTACTTGGTTAATTGGTAGAGTGAACTGTTGCTAGGCACAGTGACATCCGTGCTGTGGTCTCATACACACTTACTTGTTTTCGCATGCATGCAGCTGGAGGATTACCAGCAGGAGCTGGAGGAGATGAAGAACATGACGAGGCAGGAGTACGTGGCACACCTCAGAAGGTAATGCATGGCGGCATGGAGGTGAATGCATTTGGAGGAGGAAGGAAGGGGATAAATaaataaacttaagagaagaggaGTTTGATGCATGATTTAATCTGCAGGAAGAGCAGCGGCTTCTCTCGCGGCGCGTCCATGTACCGCGGCGTGACCCGGCACCACCAGCACGGGCGGTGGCAGGCGCGCATCGGCCGCGTCTCCGGCAACAAAGACCTCTACCTCGGCACCTTCGGTGAGTCACTCTCTGCCTGCCTGAAAATCTATCCGAACCTGAGGCGCCATAGCCGGCTAGCTTTGTCGCGGCGGGAGGGCGCAAGCAGTGCAGGGCGTTCCTGTCTAAATCATCATCATATGTGTCCGTCGTTGCAGACCAATGATGCTCTTCCCCTCTCTGCCAAAGTTAGAGGGAATGTTTTGTTGCTTTGAGCTTCTTCTTTTTTCATCATGCATTCCCTCTACAAATATCTTTCTCTCCACCTTCTTCTGTGTATGGCCCTGTGCATGCGTGGCTCCTTTGCATAAGGCTGGCCTTTCCTAGTTTTCGCACTGTCCCAAATCGCACGCGCGCTCTCCGGCTTTTTTTTTGCATCGTCGTCGACTCGTCGTCATCCACCTTTGACCATGGCGCCGCTCATCATGACGGCGCGCGGGAGCCCCGCGCGTTCCCTCCCTAGATTCCTCGGTTCAGATGAACTCAGACTCGAGATCCAATGATTCCTGCATGCATGTGCAGTACCTGCTGTCTCTACGTacgtactgatacgtctcaatgACCGATGTAATGTAGGGacgcaggaggaggcggcggaggcgtACGACATCGCCGCCATCAAGTTCCGGGGACTCAACGCCGTCACCAACTTCGACATCACGCGCTACGACGTCGACAAGATCATGGCCAGCAACACGCTCCTCCCCGGAGAGCTCGCCAGGCGAAACAAGGACGCTACCGCCGCGCCGCCACTGCCCCTGCCATCCCCTGACGACGGCGCCGCCTCCGCCCTGGTGCCCCTGTCCACTCAGACTCAGAGGACGGACGCCGGCGGCCGCGGCCACCACCAAGACGTCCTCTCCTCGGGCGAGGCCTTCTCGGCGCTGCATGACCTGGTCACCGTCGACGGCCAAGCCGCGCAGGGGGGCAACGGTGCGCACGTGCATATGTCCATGTCGGCCGCGTCGTCGCTGGTTACGAGCCTGAGCAACTCCCGCGAGGAGAGCCCGGACCGGGGCGGCGGCCTCTCCATGCTCTTCGCCAagccgcagcagcagcagcagcagcagcaggcgaCCACCCTGGCGCCGTCCCCGAAACTCATGAGCACCCTGGCGCCGTTGGGCTCCTGGGCGTCGTCGGCGCGACCGGCAGCCGTCTCCATCGCTCAAATGCCCATGTTCGCCGCGTGGAGCGACGCATGAACGATCGGATTCACCCAAGAACTCGTGCGTGCATGCGTTTCATGGAGACGGCAGGCAGTTTTTTCATTACTAGCTAGGTCGGCGACGTGATCAAGGAGTAGCGAGTGATTAGATGTACTTTGTTGGTGTAGTAATAGTAGTACCAGTAGCATCTAAGAGAACTAAGAGTAGTAGCACCAGTAGAGGACGGAGACTATTACCGGAGACGTAAGATTGAGGAAATGCGCGCCGTGGCCTCCCCTGTTTCCTTCTTCTCCGGCTTACTGACGGAGGAGAAGGGGTTTTGTAAAATGGGAGGCCGCCGGTGCATCTCCTCCAAATCCAGAAATCAAATATTATAGCTAGCTTAGCCTCACTTACTAATTGGAGTTCTTGGTTTCCTATCAAAAGAATTTCTTGGTTAATTTACTTTCGGTTTGTCTTAGAGACAAAAAAGAAAAGAGTCTATCAAGCAAGCAGCTCTCTGTCTCTCAGGGATCACCTGCGTCCAAACACTCAGGGCAAACGTAAGGCACTCTTTTTCGAAATGCACCAAAGTGATGTGTCTAACCtttatttcatttatttaaaaagaCTGGCAAACGCCTTACAATGAACATACAACCTAAAGTTGTCAAATAAGGTGACAACACACCACCACATAACACAACGATAGCGGGCAAACACGGTCTAGTTCCCCAAGACAAAACCATTGTTGGCTCACCGGCCAAAACtatagagagagagacagagagagagaatgCCTCATGCGCACACTTCAGAAGTCGTGTTCGCTATCTTCTGTCAACCCATTTCTAGGGTGTAGAACATTTCTAGGGTTTAGAACGAAGCAAATGTCACCGAGACAAACCAGCCACCGACACCACCATGGTGTCAAACAACGCCACCGCCCACACGCGAGATCACCTATGCACAAACGGTCACCGCCAAGACTGCTTGGCACCAGCGGAGGTGGCGAGTGTGAACGGCGTGGTGGAGGCTAGGGTTAGGGAGGGGCTTTCCTTAGCTTTTCCTCAATGTATAAGACACTAGACTAGCAGGTGGATCCCTCATGTCAGCGACCTGGTTCTTTAATGCTAAGGGCTCttaagagcatcttcaccggcgCGTCCCAAATAGGCGCCAGCAGGGGCGCCGACACCTCCGTTTGGGGGACACCGGCACAATATCCTCCATTTGGgggagctgctcccacaccggcgcccccaaacAGGCGGCCCCGATAGATAATTTGAATTTTAAATATCAAACACAACCATAGAAATTCGAATAAGTCTACTAATATGAAGTTGGACCAACACACGGCCACCAAATACGAATAGGTTTTGGAATAAGAAATTTGGGCCAACAGACGGCCACCAGATCGCCGTTTTCGGCGCAAAAAAAGGGCTTTCGAAGCAGATGATCGCATGATCACACAAAGGAGGTCACGGGCGGCGGAACCTCGACGGCTTCCTCATCGGCGGCCGGCGGCAGCTCCGTTGCTGCTTTAGGATCCACGGAAGGCGGGGGAGGCATGAACGTCGACGGTGCCGGGGGAGACATGAACGCGGACGGTGTCGGGGTAGAGATGAACGCGGACGGTGCCGGGGTAGACATGAACGCGGACGGTGCCGGGGGAGACATGAAAGCGGACGGTGCCGGGGTAGACATGGACGGTGCCGAGGGAGACGCCGCCGCAGCTCACGCCGCCATCACCTCTTGGCCGATGCGCTCATGGTACATCTCGTGCCACACCCACGCCAAGGGGTCCATCTTCTCCATGTCGGCCATCAAGATTTTCGATTCTTGAGACATTTTGGCCAACGATAGCTGCGTCGCTTCATTGTTGGCCTTCATGGCAGTGGCGTGAGCTTCCATCTTCGCCGCctccaccctctccctctccaactCGATCTTGGCGTCTTGTTTGTCGAGGATCGCCTACCACACGACGACGGCTCTATCGGCAGCTTCCCTGTTCTCCACCGAGAACGAGGTGATCATCTTCTCGATggaggcgtccatggctgccaatACTGGCGTTGCATTCCTTTcggccttggccttcttgttgccaATGGGGCGCCCGGTGGAGGCGTCGGCTGGATCGACCGGCCCATCTTCCCCGTCCTTCAAGAGAGTGTGGAGGAGGTCGTCCCATTTCTTGCAACCTTGGAGCTTGTTGTAGCAATGCATAAACGGAAAGTCTGTGTCCTCGTGTTGGTTCTTGTACATTTCGAGGGCTTTGAGCATCTAACAATATATGATGCAAAACAATGAAAAACATTGAAGATCATCAATTCATATGCAACAAGTTGGATCATCAATTCATATGCAACAACATTGATCACCAATTCATATGCAAATAAGATAGGCGTAGATCATACCCAATCCACCATCGTCGTGCCGCTCTCCTTCCGTGCCTTGATCTTCTCTTGCGCGTCCTCCTCACGCTCGCGCCGGTCTCGGCGTCGATCAGCTCCTCCTGGACTTCCTCCTCACCTTCGTCCTCCTCGGCCTCTTCTTCGTAGTCGTCGACCGGGGGTTAGTAGGCATGGCCGCGTATGATGCCGTTCAGGATCTCCTCCTCGCCGGCAATCTACGCATAAAGTTACAATCTTTGAGTAACCGTCGGTGTCTACGATGCACACAACACATAGAAAGAAAGGAAGCACACATCGTCCTGGCCCATGGACACGCCGGACCCGCTGCCGAACACCCGCTGGGTGCGCCTGCCGTCGCCGGGGAAGAGGTCGCGTGGAAGGCCGGTGCCATCTGTCACGTAGCCCTGGGTGCGGCGCAGGTCAGGCGAATCGTTCAGGTCGGGGAAGCGAAAGGCGCCGCTGCCCCGAGTCGTTGAATCCGGCGAGAACGGGGCGTTGTTGTCGACGGTCATGTCGACGTCCCCGAACTCAGGGGAGCAGCGGGCGCGGCCGTCCATCTGCGACAGCCGCATCTGCGAGATCGACGGCGCGTCCGCGGTGTACCGCGCATAGTAACCCGGCGACGACGGGGAGCTCGAGATGTTGTTCAGGCCGCCGCCCAAGCTCAGGCACGCTTCCGCAGAGGCCACCGCTTTCGCTGCGTCAAGGGCGGCGATGCGGCGCCTCCTACGGTCGGTCGGCCGTGACGAAGGCGCGGCGTTCCATCTCTGTCTCCCAGTCCTCCTGCAACATGGTCGCCGTTTGGGGCGTGCCGGTGCGAGTCTATTT
This region of Lolium perenne isolate Kyuss_39 chromosome 2, Kyuss_2.0, whole genome shotgun sequence genomic DNA includes:
- the LOC127334005 gene encoding AP2-like ethylene-responsive transcription factor CRL5 isoform X2; protein product: MTNNNSNNGNGGSNSAASWLGFSLSQHIDDHQHVQHQQQQQHQGLFYPSSVAAAYSLGTDVASGGYYSQLASMPLKSDGSLCIMEALRRTDQQDHHGPKLEDFLGAGQPAMALSLDNTSSFYYYGGGGGGGGGVHHGNGHGGGGFLQQSYDLYGGATAVAAEEDAAAATAMASWVQAARGATSAYATAENVLSIAAGAGQQQQQHLHGHHHPLALSMSSAGSLSSCVTAGAEYGSVVAAAAADGGRKRGGATAGQKQPVHHRKSIDTFGQRTSQYRGVTRHRWTGRYEAHLWDNSCKKEGQTRKGRQVYLGGYDMEEKAARAYDQAALKYWGPSTHINFPLEDYQQELEEMKNMTRQEYVAHLRRKSSGFSRGASMYRGVTRHHQHGRWQARIGRVSGNKDLYLGTFGTQEEAAEAYDIAAIKFRGLNAVTNFDITRYDVDKIMASNTLLPGELARRNKDATAAPPLPLPSPDDGAASALVPLSTQTQRTDAGGRGHHQDVLSSGEAFSALHDLVTVDGQAAQGGNGAHVHMSMSAASSLVTSLSNSREESPDRGGGLSMLFAKPQQQQQQQQATTLAPSPKLMSTLAPLGSWASSARPAAVSIAQMPMFAAWSDA
- the LOC127334005 gene encoding AP2-like ethylene-responsive transcription factor CRL5 isoform X1, which gives rise to MTNNNSNNGNGGSNSAASWLGFSLSQHIDDHQHVQHQQQQQHQGLFYPSSVAAAYSLGTDVASGGYYSQLASMPLKSDGSLCIMEALRRTDQQDHHGPKLEDFLGAGQPAMALSLDNTSSFYYYGGGGGGGGGVHHGNGHGGGGFLQQSYDLYGGATAVAAEEDAAAATAMASWVQAARGATSAYATAENVLSIAAGAGQQQQQHLHGHHHPLALSMSSAGSLSSCVTAGAEYGSVVAAAAADGGRKRGGATAGQKQPVHHRKSIDTFGQRTSQYRGVTSRHRWTGRYEAHLWDNSCKKEGQTRKGRQVYLGGYDMEEKAARAYDQAALKYWGPSTHINFPLEDYQQELEEMKNMTRQEYVAHLRRKSSGFSRGASMYRGVTRHHQHGRWQARIGRVSGNKDLYLGTFGTQEEAAEAYDIAAIKFRGLNAVTNFDITRYDVDKIMASNTLLPGELARRNKDATAAPPLPLPSPDDGAASALVPLSTQTQRTDAGGRGHHQDVLSSGEAFSALHDLVTVDGQAAQGGNGAHVHMSMSAASSLVTSLSNSREESPDRGGGLSMLFAKPQQQQQQQQATTLAPSPKLMSTLAPLGSWASSARPAAVSIAQMPMFAAWSDA